The following are encoded in a window of Rutidosis leptorrhynchoides isolate AG116_Rl617_1_P2 unplaced genomic scaffold, CSIRO_AGI_Rlap_v1 contig460, whole genome shotgun sequence genomic DNA:
- the LOC139883854 gene encoding uncharacterized protein, with amino-acid sequence MEDRIEEGGSTIRPPLLTESNYDYWKTRRSVKSEDQWTAAESTTSTANIKAVSIIQCAVRPSVFKIIQNFETAKKSWDALQLTYEGTKSVRQSKLHLISTRFETLTMKDDETIADFEKNLRYIANESIALGEEIS; translated from the exons ATGGAAGATAGAATTGAAGAAGGCGGTTCAACCATTCGTCCTCCCCTATTGACGGAATCCAATTACGATTATTGGAAGACCAGAAGAAGTG TCAAGAGTGAAGACCAATGGACTGCAGCTGAATCAACTACTTCTACTGCAAACATCAAAGCTGTTAGCATTATCCAATGTGCCGTACGTCCTAGTGTGTTCAAGATCATTCAAAATTTCGAAACTGCTAAGAAATCTTGGGATGCACTTCAACTCACGTACGAAGGAACAAAATCAGTCAGGCAATCAAAGTTACATCTCATCTCTACCAGGTTTGAAACTCTAACCATGAAAGATGATGAAACTATTGCTGATTTTGAAAAGAATCTTCGTTACATTGCTAATGAATCTATTGCTCTTGGCGAGGAAATTTCTTAA